The following proteins are encoded in a genomic region of Sulfurimonas sp. HSL3-7:
- a CDS encoding putative quinol monooxygenase, giving the protein MVIANQIIIEAVEGKSEVLKPLLNVLVEATLMEKGCQKYELYQLDEDKDVFFIIEIWKNKKRYKAHLDNEHFQKLCSRMQELIEIQVSNALNLTN; this is encoded by the coding sequence ATGGTCATTGCAAATCAGATCATCATTGAAGCTGTCGAGGGAAAATCAGAAGTGTTAAAACCCCTGCTAAACGTTTTGGTGGAAGCGACACTGATGGAAAAAGGGTGCCAGAAATATGAGTTATATCAACTCGATGAAGATAAGGATGTCTTTTTTATCATAGAGATATGGAAAAACAAGAAGCGCTATAAAGCACATCTTGACAATGAGCATTTTCAAAAGCTGTGTTCGCGTATGCAAGAGCTCATAGAGATCCAGGTCTCTAACGCTCTCAATTTAACAAACTGA
- a CDS encoding OmpA family protein, translated as MKMIVLSSALIAVLAMTGCTTKEPVVEEEVQAAPVATVPAPVEEEAVVPEAKVIELSQPTVADLEGQMKTVNFDFDKYDIRSDMQAYVVANSKLANGEAAEYAIKLEGNCDEWGSDEYNFALGLRRANAVKSEMVAEGVDAERISMVSYGESNPVCTEKTKECWYQNRRVDVKLLP; from the coding sequence ATGAAAATGATTGTTCTTTCTAGCGCATTGATCGCTGTTCTGGCTATGACGGGTTGTACAACCAAAGAACCTGTAGTTGAAGAAGAAGTTCAGGCGGCTCCGGTTGCAACGGTTCCTGCACCGGTAGAAGAAGAGGCTGTTGTCCCCGAAGCAAAGGTAATTGAACTTAGTCAGCCGACTGTAGCAGATCTTGAAGGCCAGATGAAAACGGTGAACTTTGATTTTGATAAATATGATATCCGTTCGGATATGCAAGCGTATGTTGTTGCTAACAGCAAGTTGGCAAACGGTGAGGCTGCCGAGTATGCGATCAAACTTGAAGGCAACTGTGACGAGTGGGGAAGTGATGAATACAACTTCGCTCTGGGCCTTCGTCGTGCAAATGCGGTCAAATCTGAGATGGTTGCTGAAGGTGTTGATGCTGAGCGTATTTCGATGGTAAGCTACGGTGAGAGCAACCCGGTCTGTACAGAGAAAACAAAAGAGTGCTGGTACCAAAACCGCCGAGTGGACGTTAAACTTCTTCCGTAA
- a CDS encoding DUF3050 domain-containing protein — protein sequence MATFPLEKIRLLRKKLSTHPVYAAVSNIDDLTLFMQHHVYSVWDFMSLLKYLQNEFAPTGSPWLPHGDARVRRFINDIVLEEESDEGLPLADGTPTYASHFELYVAAMEEVRNGSSSKIEAFVGEVASGSLQRAMDNVVIPEPSRVFMGTTFDFIDSGKPHVVAAAFALGREHIIPEMFRALLATMNITKEQAEVFHYYLERHIHLDSDFHGPMSLRMLELLCGDDEEKIAEAEAAALTAIEARISFWDGVLKAITDSRSS from the coding sequence ATGGCAACATTCCCTCTCGAAAAGATCAGGCTTTTGCGCAAAAAACTCTCTACCCATCCCGTCTATGCGGCTGTCTCGAACATTGACGACCTGACACTCTTTATGCAGCACCACGTCTATTCGGTCTGGGACTTTATGTCCCTTCTCAAATATCTTCAGAACGAATTTGCCCCGACCGGGTCACCGTGGCTTCCGCACGGTGACGCTCGGGTCAGACGCTTTATCAACGACATTGTGCTGGAAGAGGAGTCCGACGAGGGACTGCCGCTGGCGGACGGAACCCCGACTTATGCGAGCCATTTTGAACTTTATGTCGCGGCGATGGAAGAGGTACGCAACGGCAGCAGCAGCAAGATAGAGGCTTTTGTCGGCGAGGTCGCATCGGGCTCGCTGCAGCGTGCGATGGATAATGTTGTTATTCCCGAACCGTCCCGTGTTTTTATGGGTACGACCTTTGACTTCATCGACAGCGGCAAGCCCCATGTCGTTGCGGCGGCTTTCGCTTTGGGGAGAGAGCATATTATTCCGGAGATGTTCCGTGCCCTGCTTGCGACGATGAACATCACGAAAGAGCAGGCTGAGGTCTTCCACTACTATCTCGAACGCCATATCCACCTCGATTCCGACTTCCACGGGCCGATGTCCCTTCGAATGTTAGAACTGCTGTGCGGTGACGATGAAGAGAAGATCGCCGAGGCGGAAGCGGCTGCCCTCACTGCCATTGAAGCACGGATCAGCTTCTGGGACGGTGTATTAAAGGCGATCACGGATTCCCGTAGCTCCTGA
- a CDS encoding CNNM domain-containing protein, translating to MDIIIILALISASGMFSGLTIGLMGLGVDEVQRSADLGDKNAAKVLPVIQHSNLLLVTLLLGNTAVNATLSIFLGGMVGEGVIAGVISTALILIFGEILPAALLTRHALVVGAKVAGLVRFLMVAFYPVAGPITMVLDRVLGEELPSMLSRHELRHVIETHQQSEDSDIDALDRDIIIGALSLQEKSSEDLMTPCHEVHTVGYNDALNETKIAELKASGYTRFPVLRDDRIVGVLNIKELVGLMPDTGAVEELSAGNKFIHIRTDTKADDMLNRMIKGKVHMAAVTDQSGWVGIVTMEDVLEALVGHEITDEYGH from the coding sequence ATGGACATTATTATTATATTGGCACTTATTTCCGCTTCCGGAATGTTTTCAGGCCTGACGATAGGCCTTATGGGACTTGGCGTCGATGAAGTACAGCGTTCAGCCGACCTCGGCGACAAAAATGCCGCCAAGGTCCTTCCCGTCATCCAGCACAGCAATTTACTGCTCGTTACACTCCTTCTGGGCAACACAGCTGTCAATGCCACGCTTTCCATCTTTCTAGGCGGTATGGTAGGCGAAGGGGTCATCGCCGGCGTTATCTCAACGGCCCTCATACTTATTTTCGGAGAGATCCTTCCTGCTGCATTACTGACCCGTCACGCCCTTGTCGTCGGAGCAAAAGTAGCGGGACTGGTCAGATTTTTGATGGTTGCCTTCTACCCTGTTGCCGGCCCTATCACCATGGTGCTTGACCGTGTCCTGGGCGAAGAGTTGCCATCCATGCTAAGCCGCCATGAGCTGCGGCATGTCATCGAAACGCATCAGCAGTCGGAAGACAGCGATATCGACGCACTCGACCGTGACATCATCATCGGAGCACTCTCGCTTCAGGAGAAAAGTTCCGAAGATCTAATGACACCATGCCATGAGGTCCACACGGTCGGATACAATGACGCGCTCAACGAGACAAAGATCGCCGAACTCAAAGCAAGCGGTTACACCCGTTTTCCCGTTTTACGTGATGACCGTATCGTCGGTGTGCTCAATATTAAAGAGCTTGTCGGTCTTATGCCCGATACCGGAGCGGTCGAAGAGCTCAGCGCGGGCAATAAATTTATCCATATCCGCACTGACACCAAGGCGGACGACATGCTTAACCGCATGATCAAAGGAAAGGTCCATATGGCCGCCGTCACCGACCAGTCAGGCTGGGTCGGCATCGTTACGATGGAAGATGTTTTGGAGGCACTGGTAGGCCACGAGATTACCGATGAGTACGGCCACTGA